One region of Epilithonimonas zeae genomic DNA includes:
- a CDS encoding C40 family peptidase, with amino-acid sequence MKKSVLVIIFSIILVSCGASKSTKKYSYKKPATSKSTSLKKLNSNYSGSVSGTRSSVLDNAENYLGTPYKYAGNTKAGFDCSGLVCKVFDENKIQMPRRSSDQAKQGKLINVSEARPGDLLFFATAGGSAVTHVGIVHDILNNGEVTFIHASTSKGVIISSLNEAYWNKAFLFARSVL; translated from the coding sequence ATGAAAAAATCTGTACTGGTAATTATATTCTCAATTATTCTGGTTTCTTGTGGTGCTTCTAAGTCTACGAAAAAATATTCTTACAAAAAACCAGCAACATCAAAATCTACAAGTCTTAAAAAATTGAATTCCAATTATTCCGGTTCAGTTTCTGGAACAAGATCGTCTGTTTTGGATAATGCAGAAAATTATTTGGGAACACCTTACAAGTATGCTGGAAATACAAAGGCTGGTTTTGATTGCTCAGGGCTGGTTTGTAAAGTGTTTGACGAAAATAAAATTCAAATGCCCAGACGCTCATCTGATCAGGCAAAACAAGGAAAATTAATCAATGTTTCTGAAGCAAGACCCGGTGATCTTTTGTTTTTTGCAACAGCTGGCGGATCTGCTGTGACACACGTTGGAATTGTTCATGATATTTTGAATAATGGAGAGGTGACTTTTATTCATGCCTCAACTTCAAAGGGCGTTATTATCTCTTCCCTCAACGAAGCTTATTGGAACAAAGCTTTTCTTTTTGCGAGAAGTGTGCTTTAG
- a CDS encoding DUF2007 domain-containing protein: protein MDATTRVAVYESNSPQEIQLIKFRLEDAGIKCDVENSYLSFLSTPTATNTFIKVDIKDEKKAFDIIDEYLKSNQN from the coding sequence ATGGATGCAACAACAAGAGTGGCTGTTTACGAAAGTAATAGCCCACAGGAGATTCAGCTTATAAAATTTAGGCTGGAAGATGCAGGAATAAAATGTGATGTAGAGAACTCTTATCTTAGTTTTTTATCTACTCCCACTGCAACCAACACTTTTATTAAAGTCGATATCAAAGACGAAAAGAAAGCATTTGATATCATTGATGAGTATTTAAAATCAAATCAAAATTGA
- the lat gene encoding L-lysine 6-transaminase: protein MSTLVHENKVKETLGKHILADGFDFVMDFEKSHGSYIVDRLTGKEYLDMFSMFASASVGYNHPYILEKANWLGRLATYKPTLSDVYLQEYADFMEVFSRVAIPKELPYCFFVEGGALAVENALKTAFDWKTRKNWQKNIDKEAGMVIHFKQSFHGRSGYTLSLTNTSDPRKHQYFPKFDWPRITNPKLNFPITEDNLEETIKQEQLALLHIQEAILANPDQVACIIIEPIQAEGGDNHFRNEFFTELRKICDENEILLILDEVQTGIGMTGKMWAFQHLDIIPDVITFGKKTQVCGILANKEKLDEVEHHVFVESSRINSTFGGNFIDMLRFQLVLEIIENENLVKNSKIVGEFLLEGLKKLAQKFPDHISAARGKGLMCAFDLKDGESREWLRSKLYDEGIIILTCGDQSLRFRPHLNVTKEEIQIILDKINSIFENLI, encoded by the coding sequence ATGAGCACACTTGTACACGAAAATAAAGTAAAAGAAACATTAGGAAAACACATCCTGGCCGATGGTTTCGATTTTGTAATGGATTTTGAAAAGTCCCACGGTTCTTATATTGTAGACCGATTGACGGGAAAAGAATATCTTGATATGTTCTCGATGTTCGCATCGGCTTCCGTAGGTTACAATCATCCTTACATTTTAGAAAAAGCAAATTGGTTAGGAAGATTAGCGACGTACAAACCAACTTTGAGCGACGTTTATTTGCAGGAATATGCAGATTTTATGGAAGTTTTTTCCAGAGTGGCGATTCCAAAAGAATTACCCTATTGCTTTTTCGTAGAAGGTGGTGCTTTGGCTGTTGAAAATGCTTTGAAGACTGCTTTCGATTGGAAAACCAGAAAGAACTGGCAAAAGAATATTGATAAAGAAGCGGGAATGGTTATTCATTTCAAACAATCCTTCCACGGAAGAAGCGGTTATACATTGTCTTTGACCAATACTTCTGATCCGAGAAAACACCAATATTTCCCAAAATTCGATTGGCCAAGAATTACGAATCCAAAACTGAATTTCCCAATTACAGAAGATAATTTGGAGGAAACAATCAAGCAGGAGCAATTGGCTTTATTGCATATTCAAGAAGCTATTCTGGCAAATCCTGATCAAGTGGCTTGTATTATCATAGAACCAATCCAAGCGGAAGGTGGCGATAATCATTTCAGAAATGAATTCTTTACTGAATTAAGAAAAATCTGTGATGAAAACGAAATTCTCCTTATCCTTGATGAAGTTCAGACAGGAATTGGAATGACGGGGAAAATGTGGGCTTTCCAACATCTTGATATTATTCCGGACGTTATCACTTTTGGTAAGAAAACTCAGGTTTGTGGAATCCTTGCCAATAAGGAAAAATTGGATGAAGTAGAACATCACGTTTTCGTAGAAAGTTCCAGAATCAATTCAACTTTTGGTGGGAATTTTATCGATATGCTTCGTTTTCAATTGGTTTTAGAAATTATTGAAAATGAAAATTTGGTAAAAAATTCTAAAATAGTAGGAGAGTTTTTATTAGAAGGATTGAAAAAATTAGCACAGAAATTTCCAGACCATATTTCTGCTGCAAGAGGAAAAGGATTAATGTGCGCATTTGACCTGAAAGATGGCGAGTCTAGGGAGTGGTTGAGAAGCAAACTTTATGACGAAGGGATTATCATTTTGACTTGTGGTGATCAGTCGCTTAGATTCCGTCCACATCTGAATGTAACAAAAGAAGAAATCCAAATTATTTTAGATAAAATTAATTCAATATTTGAGAATTTAATATAA
- a CDS encoding aldehyde dehydrogenase family protein yields MSSISILENLKRLGISTENNGTSTGLEFFSSGQNIDSFSPVDGNKIASVKTSDSADYEKVVAKAQEAYREFRQVPSPKRGDLVRQFGNKLREYKDDLGKLVSYEMGKSLQEGLGEVQEMIDICDFAVGLSRQLHGYTMHSERPGHRMYEQYHPLGIVGVISAFNFPVAVWSWNAALAWICGNVVIWKPSEKTPLCAIACQNIFAEVARENGLPEGISGLVIADHEIGDKLVNDKRIALVSFTGSTRVGRIVGKNVAERFGKSILELGGNNAIIITENADLNMSIIGAVFGAVGTAGQRCTSTRRLIIHESVYDDVKNRLVKAYGQLKIGNPLDETNHVGPLIDKAAVKQYQDSIEKCKSEGGKFIVEGGVLEGENYNSGCYVKPCIAEVENSYEIVQHETFAPILYLIKYKTLEEAIAIQNDVPQGLSSAIMTQNLREAELFLSNGGSDCGIANVNIGTSGAEIGGAFGGEKETGGGRESGSDVWKYYMRRQTNTINYTTSLPLAQGIKFDLD; encoded by the coding sequence ATGTCCTCGATTTCAATATTAGAAAACCTGAAAAGATTAGGGATTTCGACAGAAAATAATGGTACTTCTACCGGATTAGAATTCTTCTCATCTGGGCAAAATATAGATAGTTTCTCTCCCGTTGACGGGAATAAAATTGCTTCTGTGAAAACTTCAGATTCTGCTGACTATGAAAAAGTGGTAGCAAAAGCGCAGGAAGCTTACAGAGAATTCAGACAGGTTCCTTCTCCAAAACGTGGTGATTTGGTTCGTCAATTTGGAAATAAACTCAGAGAATATAAAGATGATCTGGGCAAATTGGTTTCTTACGAGATGGGAAAATCTTTGCAGGAAGGACTTGGTGAGGTTCAGGAGATGATTGATATTTGTGATTTTGCAGTTGGTTTATCCCGTCAACTACACGGTTATACAATGCATTCTGAGAGACCGGGACACAGGATGTACGAGCAATATCATCCACTGGGGATTGTGGGAGTTATTTCCGCTTTCAATTTTCCGGTGGCGGTTTGGAGCTGGAACGCTGCTTTAGCTTGGATTTGTGGAAACGTTGTGATTTGGAAGCCATCAGAAAAAACACCACTTTGTGCGATTGCTTGCCAAAATATATTTGCTGAGGTAGCAAGAGAAAATGGACTTCCGGAAGGAATTTCAGGACTTGTAATTGCTGACCACGAAATCGGTGACAAATTAGTCAACGACAAAAGAATTGCTTTGGTTTCTTTCACTGGTTCTACAAGAGTAGGACGAATTGTCGGGAAAAATGTAGCTGAACGTTTCGGAAAATCGATTCTGGAATTGGGTGGAAATAATGCCATCATCATTACAGAAAATGCAGACCTTAATATGTCAATCATAGGTGCAGTTTTCGGCGCAGTTGGAACGGCCGGACAAAGATGTACTTCTACAAGACGTTTGATTATCCACGAATCGGTTTATGATGATGTGAAAAACCGTTTGGTAAAAGCTTACGGACAGCTTAAAATCGGAAATCCTTTAGATGAGACGAATCACGTTGGACCGCTTATCGATAAAGCTGCAGTTAAACAATATCAGGATTCTATCGAAAAATGTAAATCCGAAGGTGGGAAATTCATTGTAGAAGGTGGCGTTTTGGAAGGCGAAAATTACAATTCTGGTTGCTACGTGAAACCTTGCATTGCTGAGGTTGAAAACAGTTATGAGATTGTTCAGCACGAGACATTTGCACCAATTCTTTATTTGATTAAATACAAAACTTTAGAAGAAGCCATCGCAATCCAGAATGATGTTCCTCAAGGTCTGAGTTCTGCAATTATGACTCAAAATCTTCGTGAAGCAGAATTGTTCCTTTCAAACGGAGGTTCAGATTGTGGAATCGCGAATGTCAATATCGGAACTTCTGGTGCTGAAATCGGAGGTGCTTTTGGTGGCGAAAAAGAAACAGGTGGCGGACGTGAGTCTGGTTCCGATGTCTGGAAATATTATATGAGAAGACAGACCAACACAATCAATTACACAACCAGTTTGCCTTTGGCACAAGGAATTAAATTCGATTTAGATTAG
- the era gene encoding GTPase Era — protein MHKAGFVNIVGKPNAGKSTLLNQLMGEKLAIVTQKAQTTRHRIFGIYNEEDLQIVFSDTPGVLDPKYGLQEKMMDFVKDSLQDADVFLFIVDVTDKAEPSEFLIDKLNKIPVPVLLLLNKIDQTNQESLEKIATEWHERIPKAEILPISALNSFNTEIILPKLKSMLPESPAYYDKDMYTDKPERFFVNEAIREKILLNYEKEIPYSVEVVTEIFKEKEGAIVIDSIIYVERDTQKGIIIGHKGEAIKKVGTEARIDLEKFFGKKIHLNLFVKVKKDWRKNDRDLKNFGYR, from the coding sequence ATGCACAAAGCAGGATTCGTAAATATCGTCGGAAAACCGAATGCCGGAAAATCTACACTTCTTAATCAACTGATGGGAGAGAAGCTGGCGATTGTTACTCAAAAAGCACAAACCACGCGTCACCGTATTTTCGGGATTTATAATGAAGAAGATTTGCAGATTGTTTTTTCTGATACACCAGGTGTTCTCGACCCAAAATATGGTTTGCAGGAAAAAATGATGGATTTTGTGAAGGATTCTTTGCAGGATGCGGACGTTTTCCTGTTCATTGTAGATGTGACAGATAAAGCAGAACCATCCGAGTTTTTAATTGATAAACTCAACAAAATTCCTGTTCCGGTTTTGTTATTGTTGAATAAAATTGACCAGACCAACCAAGAAAGTTTAGAAAAAATAGCAACTGAATGGCACGAGAGAATCCCGAAAGCTGAGATTCTTCCGATTTCTGCACTCAACTCTTTCAATACGGAGATTATCCTTCCGAAACTGAAATCTATGTTGCCGGAAAGTCCTGCATATTATGATAAAGATATGTACACAGACAAGCCGGAGCGCTTCTTTGTGAATGAGGCTATTCGTGAAAAAATTCTTCTTAACTACGAAAAAGAAATCCCTTATTCGGTAGAAGTGGTTACGGAGATTTTCAAAGAAAAGGAAGGTGCAATTGTTATAGATTCAATCATTTACGTGGAACGGGATACACAAAAAGGAATTATCATCGGCCACAAAGGCGAAGCTATTAAAAAAGTAGGGACAGAGGCAAGAATAGATTTGGAAAAATTCTTTGGAAAAAAAATCCATCTCAATCTGTTTGTGAAAGTCAAAAAAGACTGGCGAAAAAATGATAGAGATCTTAAGAATTTCGGTTACCGATAA
- a CDS encoding T9SS type A sorting domain-containing protein yields the protein MKNLYILLFAANLCLAQSSDLINTNWQVTKVVGELYPDQLPPPMPYQQVTQFSSNPSKLNLSFFNSVISNVIYSNNDTFAISDKVCTLASFLDDNGEVNQFFGKLCGFFDNGNNYHYTIQNNGSEKTLVISNSIFQEIHFKSAQLSVKDNESIKPSVFPNPATEYIVVENLKTNSNIELIDSSGKLVKMISNKSSREEIDIKNLIPGIYYLKADGKMIQKVIKK from the coding sequence ATGAAAAACCTTTACATTTTACTTTTCGCAGCCAATTTATGCTTGGCACAAAGCTCTGATCTTATAAACACAAACTGGCAAGTCACAAAGGTTGTAGGAGAATTATATCCTGACCAACTTCCTCCACCGATGCCTTACCAGCAAGTTACACAGTTCAGCAGTAATCCTTCAAAACTTAATTTATCATTTTTTAATAGTGTTATATCCAATGTAATTTATAGTAATAATGATACGTTTGCTATAAGCGACAAAGTTTGTACTCTAGCCTCTTTTCTGGATGATAATGGCGAAGTGAATCAATTCTTTGGAAAATTATGCGGTTTTTTTGATAATGGAAATAATTACCATTACACTATTCAAAACAATGGAAGTGAAAAGACCTTAGTCATTAGTAACTCTATATTTCAAGAGATTCATTTTAAATCTGCTCAACTTTCTGTAAAAGATAATGAATCAATTAAACCAAGTGTTTTCCCAAATCCAGCAACCGAATACATTGTCGTTGAAAACCTGAAGACTAATTCTAATATTGAATTAATTGACAGTTCTGGAAAATTAGTAAAAATGATTTCTAATAAATCCTCACGAGAAGAAATCGACATTAAGAATCTGATTCCAGGAATTTATTATTTAAAAGCAGATGGAAAAATGATTCAAAAGGTTATCAAAAAATAA
- a CDS encoding DHH family phosphoesterase, with the protein MFTDKEISEINHLLIPENNIVIVTHHNPDGDAIGSSLGLKHYLKTKGIDATVITPNDFPKFLKWMPEAKQIVIGEYKRKVAGEAIYNADVIFCLDFNSPTRIGILGDWVTKSRAKKILIDHHQMPEQFDYVYSDTTVPATCQMVYHFIQANQDEKSVNIDIAQCLYTGIMTDTGGFRFRSTSATTHRIVADLIEKGADPAIITSNTWDTNTISRLHLLSLVLSRIELTKEGKVAILWLKRSELKEYGFDKGDTEGFVNYGLSVLGTKMAVFFMEDLYEDFIKISFRSKDSVDTNQFARKYFNGGGHINASGGKYFKSIEETIEDFKEKIEAEDF; encoded by the coding sequence ATGTTTACAGACAAAGAAATTTCAGAAATCAATCATCTTCTCATTCCGGAAAACAATATCGTTATCGTAACGCATCATAACCCCGATGGAGACGCAATTGGTTCTTCTCTTGGTCTTAAACATTACTTGAAAACAAAAGGAATTGATGCCACCGTAATCACTCCCAATGATTTCCCGAAATTCCTAAAGTGGATGCCGGAAGCGAAACAAATTGTAATTGGCGAATACAAAAGAAAAGTAGCTGGTGAAGCCATCTATAATGCTGATGTTATTTTCTGTCTCGATTTCAATTCGCCTACAAGAATTGGGATTTTAGGAGATTGGGTTACGAAATCCAGAGCAAAGAAAATTTTGATTGATCATCATCAGATGCCGGAGCAATTTGATTATGTTTATTCTGACACAACGGTTCCAGCGACTTGCCAGATGGTTTATCATTTCATCCAAGCGAATCAAGACGAAAAATCGGTGAACATTGATATCGCACAATGTCTTTACACCGGAATAATGACAGACACTGGTGGATTCCGATTCCGTTCTACGAGTGCAACGACTCACAGAATTGTTGCTGACCTTATCGAAAAAGGTGCTGATCCGGCCATTATCACGTCCAATACCTGGGACACGAATACAATCTCCAGATTACATTTACTTTCTTTGGTTCTTAGCAGAATCGAATTAACTAAAGAAGGAAAAGTGGCCATACTTTGGCTGAAACGTTCTGAACTGAAAGAATACGGCTTCGACAAAGGTGATACGGAAGGTTTTGTGAATTATGGACTGAGTGTTTTGGGAACCAAAATGGCGGTTTTCTTTATGGAAGACCTTTATGAAGATTTTATCAAAATCTCTTTCCGTTCCAAAGATTCTGTGGACACCAATCAGTTTGCTCGAAAATACTTCAACGGTGGCGGACATATCAATGCTTCCGGTGGAAAATATTTCAAATCTATAGAGGAAACAATTGAGGATTTCAAAGAAAAAATTGAAGCGGAAGATTTTTAG
- a CDS encoding DUF1304 domain-containing protein: MEIISKILIAIVALEHLYILYMEMFAWETLGKKTFRGSLPDEMFKPTKKLAANQGLYNGFLSAGLIWSFFICDQIWSKNVSIFFLGCVIVAGIYGALSASRKIFFVQALPAIIALVFVFLR; encoded by the coding sequence ATGGAAATTATCTCAAAAATCCTCATCGCAATCGTCGCTCTGGAACATCTTTACATCCTTTACATGGAAATGTTTGCTTGGGAAACTCTAGGCAAAAAAACATTCCGAGGTTCATTGCCAGATGAGATGTTCAAACCAACTAAAAAACTCGCTGCGAACCAAGGTCTCTACAACGGCTTTCTTTCGGCTGGACTCATTTGGAGTTTCTTTATTTGCGACCAGATTTGGTCAAAAAATGTCTCGATATTCTTTTTAGGTTGTGTTATCGTAGCAGGAATTTACGGCGCATTATCAGCTTCGAGGAAAATATTTTTCGTTCAGGCTTTACCAGCGATTATTGCACTGGTTTTTGTCTTTTTGAGATAG
- a CDS encoding alpha/beta fold hydrolase, whose translation MLNYEIEGKGTENLVLLHGFMENLSIWDDMIPFLSEKFRMIKIDLPGFGKSDVVAEIQTSEIMADEVKKVTDELGLKTFHLLGHSMGGYISLAFAEKYPELLKSFTLFFSTYFADDEMKKETRRKGLRIIKENLRAFVNAGVPNLFNPNEHDILESKIKLAKETAYTSSVEGVLASQKGMIERSDRKPVLENFEGKILVLAGKHDSAVNSEKTIGNLPDRTNIKSYVLDCGHNGHWEKPEICAAIINTELLHHLPKNFVF comes from the coding sequence ATGCTCAATTACGAAATCGAAGGAAAAGGAACGGAAAATCTGGTTTTGCTTCACGGCTTTATGGAAAATCTCTCGATTTGGGATGATATGATTCCGTTTCTGTCAGAGAAATTCCGAATGATAAAAATCGATTTGCCGGGTTTTGGAAAGTCTGATGTTGTTGCGGAAATTCAGACTTCCGAGATAATGGCGGATGAAGTCAAAAAAGTAACGGATGAATTGGGTTTGAAAACATTTCATTTGCTTGGACATTCTATGGGCGGTTATATTTCTTTGGCTTTTGCAGAAAAATATCCTGAACTTTTGAAGTCATTTACCTTATTTTTCTCAACTTATTTTGCCGATGACGAAATGAAAAAAGAAACCAGAAGAAAAGGTTTAAGAATCATCAAAGAAAATCTCAGAGCTTTCGTCAACGCAGGTGTCCCGAATCTTTTCAACCCAAATGAACACGATATTCTGGAATCCAAAATCAAGCTAGCCAAAGAAACAGCCTATACATCGTCTGTTGAAGGTGTTTTAGCATCTCAAAAAGGAATGATTGAGCGTTCCGATAGAAAACCTGTTTTAGAAAACTTCGAAGGTAAAATTTTGGTTTTGGCAGGCAAACACGATTCGGCGGTCAATTCAGAAAAAACAATTGGAAATCTTCCTGACAGAACCAATATCAAATCTTACGTTTTGGACTGCGGACACAACGGTCATTGGGAAAAACCGGAGATTTGCGCTGCGATTATCAATACAGAATTACTACATCATTTACCTAAAAATTTTGTTTTCTAA